Below is a window of Arabidopsis thaliana chromosome 2, partial sequence DNA.
ATACTAGAAAGACAAAATagtttcatcatcaaaatGGAGGGATAAGGAGACGAATGACACCGTTCTTGGCGATGGTCTTGATCCGACGGCTGGGAATGTCAACAGGAGTGGAGAGCATAGCGACGTCACCAGAGTAGAAACGGCCACTTGAATCATGGCTAACCGCAGGAGCTTGACCAGTCACCTTGACTCGCCCATTCGTGACAGAGACAGTGAAGTTTTCTTTGGGAACACCCGGCATGTCTGCACGCACGAATAGTTTGCCGTTTGGGAGCTGCTTCGACTCATAGGCCATAGTCGGTTGTGGGAACGCAAGTGGATGTGGCTGCAATACCGGACCGGTTAACGCCGGGTCTGATCCACAAATACAATTACTCTCATTTTAAACACCCAATCTCTCAATACTAAATATAATTACTAGCTAGGACCAGAAAGTTGTATACCATTTGGATCGGTGCCACGGAGATCTACCGAccacaaacaaagagaaaagacaaaCATTTAAAGATGAGTAAACAATTTTCGAAAGTTTGTGTAGGAAAAAGCCAAACTTTTAGATATTGAAAGTTTCTGGAAATGGAAATGGAAATACCTTCACGGAAACCTGAGCAACCAAGAACTGTTGACAAAAGCATAAACTTTTTATATCAGAAAAATGATCTATAAACACTGACCGGTAATACATTAGATGGGTAATAGTACTGACCGGTGCAAGGAGAGCGGTGTGGATCGATGCGAGTCTTGGAGAGGATAACTCTAAAAACACCGTCGGACATGTGGGTGGTGATGCTTGAGATCGCACAGCAGCTACAGCCAATTCCAGTCATCGTTTGGTAACGACGTTCGGTGGAGTCGTGTGTGTGAACCTTGGGTGCTTTGGCGAAAACAACCACAGTTTCCTGCGACCGGTTATGATAAACACTCAAGCCGCCTTCATCAGGAACTCCAGGcaaatccatcctcaagaacatGTCTTCGTTCGCTAGAATCTTGATCTCAGAGAACCCTTTTGGCCCATTCGTCTGAAACTGGTTGTTGATTGCGTAAAAACCTTCTGCTTTCagagagaaaaaccaaaaaaatcagagaaatgAAACTCGAATCAGTGAAAATCTGAACGAGGTGATAGAGGAATCATACCGGGAGACTGAGGACGAGCACTAACAGGAACGGCCATTGCCATGATTCAACAAAGGTACAAGCTTTCTCAGTGCTTTAgggtttttgcatttagtgGCTTCTGGAACTTTATGGGCATGGATGGGGAGGCTACAAATGGAAATATCTAATGTTCTCACCCTACGTGGCATGTTTACTTTTGACCTTTGACGAAATGTATCAAAGAGAATCTCACGGTACATATTATTAGCTGAcattgaaaccaaaatcacAGCCGTCCAATCTTATCTGTTTGTGAGGACCATTGCTGAAAAATCAAGACTTTTATTTGacccaaataaaaaatgaagactTATAGTAATAATTGTTGAGAGACGCGCGACGATATATCAAAATAGAAAGTTTGGTGAAAACGACAGATCGAATAAAACACCTTCTctgaaattagaaaaacacaaattcatcaaaagtttttattaGATAAACTTGAACCACGGAATATAAAACTTAATATTTCAATGCCCAATCAAAATGAGCTTGAGTTTGTAAAAATTATACTGTATTTTGTTCTACCCAAGATATGggagaatatattttacatgagcatcttttattaaaaaaaaagtaatcataACAAGACGATTTTcagcataaaaaaaaagtttatccCAAACCTGATTAACCTTTAATTTTGACAAACGCGAGTTCATTTGACTGTTGAGTTATTTATTAACAGTTTGATatgtaatcttttttattaaataataaatattttaaaaatttgtgtatatattaaaaagctGTTAATATTTAATCCACAATTCAGTCAATAATAGAACAAGTcttgaaacaataaaacaattattttacgttaaaaatgtaaaacattgTGGGTTTGTTCCTCTACCAACATCATTTAAAATGAAAccattttttaaactaaaacataactttatataatacGGACGAAGTATACTTTGTATCAATGTGGTTGTAttagtttcttaaaatatttgtagACGTTAAATCCAGTAATATCCAAGGAAAAGCTCatataaaactttaaattgtattttatcCTTAacttttggttgttttcaatATTATCATTCAGAGGAGGGGCttgtctctttgtttgtttttttgtttttcttcccaAACCTTCTCATTTTGTCTCTCAAACTTTGATGCAACTCGGGCTTGTCTCTTTATTTATAGGGGCTTTGGTACAATCCTAAAAATCTGAATTGATAAGTTaacattaaaacaaacaaaaaagtttgatagttaaataattaatttgacGAGTAGAAAAATcctttttatcctttttatcattaaaacagaaaaatcctttttatcattatcatttttataaatattctaacttttctataattgtatattatcatatatttcatagattatttatttcatgacctatttaaatatatttccaaaagaaaaactatttaaaatattcttattttgtaagttttagtattataatttacaaatattcTGACTTattaatatatctatatattatcattttataaaaatgtaaataaaaattaaaatctgaaagataattaaaaaaagaaaaagacatgaaCAAATTAACCCAAATAAATTTGTAGAAAACCCAATGGTAAAGACGATAACCCTGAAAACGGCCAAACAACTCCTATCTCTCTGTCGACACAAAAGGGGATACTGATAAAACCGTTTTTCCTCTTTGGTTTTCGGGCCGCCGACATTTGCCGGTGgttctattttgtttcttgctttatttttcttctgttttcaatAATTGTGATGGGGAATTTTCTGTTATCTCAGATTGTTCtcagatttattttcttcattcgATTTCTCTTCACCTTTATGGTGATGATTGTAATTCTCTTTGTCGATGATATGGTTTTCTTGGGACATCTCTCCCACCCTTCCGCAGTTATCCCCACACTGAAACCCATGATTCGATGTGATGCAGTCTTGTTCTCGCAgatttacaaatataaatgGAGATCTCGGAATTTGGTGTCTTTACAACTATACAAACAGATCTACTTTGGAAAATGGAAACTACCATGGAAAAAGAGACAATTCGGGATGAATGGATAATGACAATAAGCAACTATCTATGGAGGAGAATGATCGGAAGATGGTTTATGTCATGTACACAACAATGGGTTTTAAGCACAACCAAGACCAATGACATCTCATTCTATATGAGAGTCTCGATCAATCCAAAAGCTTTGTGATGTAACATATGGATCGTTGCATATGACTCTCAACTGCATTACCGGTATTTTAtcagtaaaaagaagaagatccctAAGCAAGAAAGTCACACCAAATTGACGGAAATGACGAAGATGATAAAGTACTTGACTAAGAATGCGGCATGTATTGCTTCATCATTTTTTcgttacaaaaacaattggtTGTATTTGTAATCTCATTGATAATCATGTATACTTTGATTCACATTAATAAAGTTTGTttagatg
It encodes the following:
- a CDS encoding Heat shock protein HSP20/alpha crystallin family (Heat shock protein HSP20/alpha crystallin family; FUNCTIONS IN: aspartic-type endopeptidase activity; INVOLVED IN: proteolysis; LOCATED IN: cellular_component unknown; CONTAINS InterPro DOMAIN/s: Heat shock protein Hsp20 (InterPro:IPR002068), Small heat shock protein, predicted, plant (InterPro:IPR016952), Peptidase A1 (InterPro:IPR001461), HSP20-like chaperone (InterPro:IPR008978); BEST Arabidopsis thaliana protein match is: Heat shock protein HSP20/alpha crystallin family (TAIR:AT4G16540.1); Has 35333 Blast hits to 34131 proteins in 2444 species: Archae - 798; Bacteria - 22429; Metazoa - 974; Fungi - 991; Plants - 531; Viruses - 0; Other Eukaryotes - 9610 (source: NCBI BLink).); protein product: MAMAVPVSARPQSPEGFYAINNQFQTNGPKGFSEIKILANEDMFLRMDLPGVPDEGGLSVYHNRSQETVVVFAKAPKVHTHDSTERRYQTMTGIGCSCCAISSITTHMSDGVFRVILSKTRIDPHRSPCTVLGCSGFREDLRGTDPNDPALTGPVLQPHPLAFPQPTMAYESKQLPNGKLFVRADMPGVPKENFTVSVTNGRVKVTGQAPAVSHDSSGRFYSGDVAMLSTPVDIPSRRIKTIAKNGVIRLLIPPF
- a CDS encoding Heat shock protein HSP20/alpha crystallin family (Heat shock protein HSP20/alpha crystallin family; FUNCTIONS IN: aspartic-type endopeptidase activity; INVOLVED IN: proteolysis; LOCATED IN: cellular_component unknown; CONTAINS InterPro DOMAIN/s: Heat shock protein Hsp20 (InterPro:IPR002068), Small heat shock protein, predicted, plant (InterPro:IPR016952), Peptidase A1 (InterPro:IPR001461), HSP20-like chaperone (InterPro:IPR008978); BEST Arabidopsis thaliana protein match is: Heat shock protein HSP20/alpha crystallin family (TAIR:AT4G16540.1); Has 35333 Blast hits to 34131 proteins in 2444 species: Archae - 798; Bacteria - 22429; Metazoa - 974; Fungi - 991; Plants - 531; Viruses - 0; Other Eukaryotes - 9610 (source: NCBI BLink).) translates to MAMAVPVSARPQSPEGFYAINNQFQTNGPKGFSEIKILANEDMFLRMDLPGVPDEGGLSVYHNRSQETVVVFAKAPKVHTHDSTERRYQTMTGIGCSCCAISSITTHMSDGVFRVILSKTRIDPHRSPCTVLGCSGFREDPALTGPVLQPHPLAFPQPTMAYESKQLPNGKLFVRADMPGVPKENFTVSVTNGRVKVTGQAPAVSHDSSGRFYSGDVAMLSTPVDIPSRRIKTIAKNGVIRLLIPPF